A single region of the Nicotiana sylvestris chromosome 6, ASM39365v2, whole genome shotgun sequence genome encodes:
- the LOC138870912 gene encoding uncharacterized protein, with protein sequence MEQTIKVLKKSVEDKDLQIAQLMNKLEAYAPRESSHVPPRSPVFTSPKTAIEESLAKFNIQKEKQSTSVAALSVQQLQDIIINTIRAQYGEPSQSSLYYSKPYTKRIDYLTMPTNYQPPKLHQFDGKGNPRQYIAHFVETCSNPGMHGDLLVKQFIRSLKGNTFDWYIDLEPESIDSREQLEKEFLNRFYSTRRTVNMIELTGTKQRKDEPLVDYINRWRALSLDCKDRLSEISDVDMCIQGMH encoded by the coding sequence atggaACAGACTATAAAAGTCTTGAAAAAATCTGTTGAAGACAAAGACCTTCAAATCGCTCAACTCATGAACAAATTGGAGGCCTATGCACCTAGAGAGTCAAGCCACGTCCCTCCCCGTTCACCTGTCTTCACCTCGCCAAAAACGGCTATTGAGGAATCACTTGCCAAGTTCaacattcaaaaggaaaagcaatCCACTTCAGTTGCGGCGTTATCTGTCCAACAATTGCAAGACATAATAATAAACACCATCAGAGCTCAATATGGCGAACCATCGCAAAGTTCGTTGTACTACTCTAAGCCTTATACTAAGAGGATTGACTATCTAACCATGCCAACCAATTATCAACCACCAAAGCTGCATCAATTTGATGGCAAAGGGAACCCAAGGCAATATATTGCCCACTTTGTCGAGACTTGTAGCAATCCTGGAATGCATGGTGACCTTTTGGTAAAACAATTTATTCGTTCTCTAAAAGGGAACACATTTGACTGGTATATTGACTTGGAGCCTGAGTCTATTGATAGCCGGGAGCAACTTGAGAAGGAATTCCTCAATCGTTTTTACAGTACCCGGAGAACTGTAAACATGATAGAGTTGACAGGAACTAAGCAAAGGAAGGACGAGCCCCTAGTGGATTACATTAATCGTTGGAGGGCGTTAAGTTTGGACTGCAAGGATCGTCTTTCAGAAATATCTGATGTGGATATGTGCATTCAAGGAATGCACTAG